The nucleotide sequence GAGACACACCTCTTCGTCATCCGCATCGACCGCACGCGGCTCGTCACGGACATCTTCGTCGATCCCCTGCCCGGCGAACCGGAGTCCGGAGCCGTGCGGGACTTCCGCTACCAGGACGTGCCGGACTTCGACCGCATCGTCGTCCGATCCGGCAGCAAGGAAGGAAAGTTCCCCGCCACCTTTGACGAGGTCCGCGTCGGCCTCACGTGGGGATCCGTAGTCCCCGCGCGGGAATGACAGGCCGGCTCAAAGCCTGGGCAGCGTCAAGAGGCTGGGGCGATTTTCGATTGGTCTCCTTCGCGTCATTCACGAGGCTGAAAATCCGCACTAAAGGTCGCATTCCGCAATCTCTCTCATCGAGAAACTGACACAGCTTTCAAATTGCCAGAATGAAAGCGTGTGGCATCTAACATAGTGTATGAGTACTGACCCATATCAGCCCCCATCAAGTTCGAGCAAGTCCATGCCTGCCATCTCCCAGCAGATGCTTAAGGAGACCCTATTCTCGTTCAACGGGAGGATCCCTCGCCGCACTTACTGGCTCTGGGCGATCGCGAGCGGCCTCGTCATCGGAATCATCATTGGAATTCTGAGCTTCATTATCGGACCCTCTGTGGACCCCGAGACAGGCGCAGTAAGTGGAGGCGGACTTTTTTCCATCATCGTTATCCTTCTCTACATCCCACTGGTTTGGATCGGCCTGGCCCTCGGAGTGAAGCGCTGGCATGACCGCGGCAAGTCCGGTTGGTGGGTTCTCATCGCCTTGATTCCCATCGTCGGCGGCATCTGGACCCTCGTGGAATGCGGTTTCCTTCGGGGCACCGTCGGCCCCAATCAATTCGGTCCGGATCCCACCTGATATCTTCCTTTCTACCCCCATAAACCTATCTGAATGGACCCGGCTCCGGCCGGGTCCATTTTGTTTTCCTTGGCCCGGCCGTAGACACCCTTGGCACTTGGGTATGAATCCTCCACCCCCGGCCATCCGATCATAGACCCGGACGGCGTATTGCGCTTTCAATCAAGGTGTCGCGAAACCCAATCCTCCACTCCGCGCGACCCACCTGCAAAAACGCCATGAACTCCCGCCGGATGCACGGGCCTTGGAGGCCTGTACACTCCTTGGTCGCCGTGTCCCTCCTGACCTGCGCCCAAGCCGATCTCGTCAACCGCTGGTCATTCAACAATGCGCCCGGCAATGCACCGGCAGGCACGACCATCGAGGATCGCACCGGCACGTCCGCGGCGACGGTGGTGGGAAACAACGCCACCTTCGACGGCGCGGCGCTGACCATTCCGGGCAACACGAATGGCAACCAGACTCCGGCGAACATCGCCGCCTACGTCGATCTGCAGAACGGGCTGATCTCTTCCAAGACGAATCTCTCCATCGAGATCTGGGCCACACCGGTCTCGATCAAGAATTGGCAGCGCCTCTTTGACTTCGGTCGCATGGGCCAGCTTTCCAACAACGTGCGCGGCGGAGGCCAGGTGCTAGCCGGTGAGATCTTGCCCACCGCGACCCAGGCACCGAATAACGCCACCTCCAGCGACAACGTCGCCCTGGCGATCCACCGGGACACGACCGCGAACACCCAGCGGATGATGGCACGGCTCGATGGCGGGACGGAACTCGGCAGCAACACCGGCGCGAATCTGACAGCCGGCACGCGGTATCATTTCCTCTGCACTTTCACCGATGGAGCGGGTGCCTCCGGCGCTACGGGGGGCCAGTTGGCCTGGTATCTGAATGGCACGCTGGTCAGCACGCTCGACGTGAATTTCCGGCTGTCCGAAATCCAGGACCGGAACAACTGGCTGGGCCGCTCGATGTACAGCGCGGACAGCAATGCCAACATCGCCTACGACGAGGTGCGCATCTACGATCACGTGCTGACCTCTGCCGAGATCACCGCGAGTATCGCCGCGGGTCCGGACCAACTCGGCACACCCGAACCGGACCCCGCCCCTGTGCCGGACAATCTCTGGGATTTCACCACCCAGGCCCAAGCCGAAACGCCCTCCGGCACCACCTTCACCGACAGCATCGGTGGCACGGTTGCGACCCTCCGCGGCAATGGCGGATCGCTCACGGGAGGTGCAGTGGTCCTCCCCGGCAGCACCACCGGCAATCAACCCGCCTCGACGATTTCCGCCTACATCGACCTGCCGAACGGGCTGATCTCGCAGACGCCGAGTATGACCATCGAGGCGTGGGCATCGCCACTCTCGTCGAAGAACTGGCAGCGCCTCTTCGACTTCGGGCGCTGTGCTTCCTCGCACGGCAGCGAAGCCGCCGCGGGCGAAGTTCTCGATACCGGCACTGCCCCGGGAAACACCACCGGCTACGACAATCTCAGCCTCACCTTCAACAATGCCGGGAACATGAACTCCCAGCAACTGGAGGGGCAATACGACGGGAATGCCGCGCAGTACTCCTTCTCCACTGCCGCGACCACTGCGGGGACCATGTATCACTACGTGCTGGTAGTGGAAGATGGCATCGGCACGCATGGCTCCGGCGGTTGCCAAGCCCGGTGGTATCGGAATGGCGCGCTCCAGAATTCCATGGACTTCCCCTTCCGCCTCAGCGGCATGGAGGACGTGAACAACTGGATCGGCCGCTCGATGTACTCGGGCGATTCGAATTCACACATGGCCCTCGACGAATTGCGCATTTATCGCAGGGCCATCACGCAGGGCGAGATCACCGCGAGCTTCGCCGCCGGGCCCGATCCCGCCGTCGGCCCGCCCGAGCCACCTGCCCCGGCACCCATCCCGACACGTCGCTGGACCTTTGACACGGCCGCGGGGAATGCCCCGGCCGGCACGACCTTCCTCGACATCGCCACCGGCGAAGTAGCAACGGTCCGCGGTAATGGCGCCACGCTCACCGGCAGCCAACTCGTGCTGTCATCCGCAGCGACGAATGGCAACCAGACCGCCTCTAACATCTCCGCCTACCTTGACCTGCCAAACGGCATCGTCTCGTCGCGGCCGGACCTGACATTCGAGGCGTGGGCCACTCCGGTCTCATCGAAGAACTGGCAGCGGCTCTTCGACTTCGGCAGTGCGTCGATGACCAGCGGTCCCGGTGCCCAAGCAGGCGAGATCATCGACTCGGCCACCGCACCCGGCAACTTCGTTGCGAACGACAATCTCTTCCTATCGATCAACAACGGCGGGACACTCGGCTCGCACCGGCTGGAAGCGAAGCTCGATGGAGGCAGCACCGTGACGAACAACACGGACCTCTCCTCCGTCACCGCCGCAGGCACGCAGTACCACTACGTGATGACCGTGAAGGACGGCGGCGGGGCCAGCGGAGCCGCGGGATGTCTGGTGAAGTGGTTCCGCAATGGCTCGCTGATCGGCTCAATCGACTTGCCCTATCGCCTGCCGGACTTGCGCGACGTGAACAACTGGATCGGTCGCTCGATGTGGGCCGCGGATTCGAACTCGCATCTCTCGCTGAATGAACTGCGCATCTACGACCGGGCCATCACTACAGCGGAAGTCGCGACGACTTTTTCCGCGGGTCCCGACGCTGTATTCACCCCGCCCGTGGCGGCCAATGATGAAGCCACGATTCATCCGCAGCAGAAGGTGCTCATCGACGTGCTGGCCAATGACACCGGCGGCGCGTTGCCGGGCACCCTGGCCATCGATACGCCGCCATCGCTCGGCACCGCCACGGTGAAAGGAGGGAAGATCCTCTACGCTCACAGCGGCAGCAGCGCCGCTCCGGTCACCTTCACCTATCGGGTGGGAAATGTGAGCGGCACCACTGCAACAGCCACGGTCACGATCCGCTTCGCCGCTTCGCTCCGCCTGACGAATCCATCGCTCGCCATGCCGGAGGCCCCGCCGGTGAATGCGTGGCAGCTCGTGGATGCACTGCCCGGCCTCACCTTCAATGAACCGCTGTGCATCACGGGGATCCCCGGAGACACCAGGCAGCTCTACGTTTGCGAGCGCATGGCGAAGATCAAGCGCGTGGCCGACGTGACCGCGACCGCACCGGTGCAGAATGTGTTCCTCGACCTTCAGAACGTCGTCGCAGGACGCACTCCCGCCGAGACCATCGAAGGCGGAGCGAATGCCGAGCACGGGCTGCTTGGCATGGCATTCCATCCTCAGTATGCGGCGAATGGTTACCTCTACGTGGCCTATACCGTGCGGATCAGTGGAGGGAGCTACTACCAGCGGCTCTCGCGATTCACGGCCAGCGGCGACCGCCTGACCGCAGTTCCAGGTTCGGAGCTGATCCTGCTCCAGCAGCTCGACGAAGGATCGAACCACGACGGCGGCGACCTTCACTTCGGCCCCGATGGCTACCTCTACTACGCGACCGGCGACGAGGAGAACTCGAACCGCGGACCACTCAACAGCCAGAAGCTCGATGGCGATTTCTTCGCGGGAATCTTCCGCATCGACGTGGACCTCGAGCCCGGGGATTACACCGCGAACGACGGCTCCGGGAGCGATGATGGCAACCTGCGGCCCAACACTCATGCCGCGGTCGTCCTTCACGACGGCAAGCCCGCATTCGAAGTGCCCATCGACAATCCCTTCATCCACACCTCGCTCGGCGGCACGTGGACCGGCTCCTACAATGGAACGCCGGTCACCAATCTCGCCAATGTCCGCACCGAATACTGGGCCACCGGCCTGCGCCACATCTGGCGCATGTCCTTCGACTCCGCCACCGGCGACCTGTGGGCCGGGGATGTGGGCCAGAACACCTACGAAGAGGTGAACAAGATCACCAAGGGCGGCAACTACGGCTGGGGATATCGTGAAGGAGCGCACGCCTACAATGGCCCCCTCGGCACCGCGCCGTCCGGCTTCACGAGCATCGATCCCTTCTACGAATACGTCCACACGGCGATCGCCGGTGGCGATGCGAATTTCAAAGGAAACTCCGTGGTGGGTGGCCACGTCTATCGCGGCACCCGCTACCCGGCGCTCGCAGGCAGCTACGTCTTCAGCGACTCCGTCTCCGGCCACGTGTGGCAGATGGACACCACCACCGGTACGACCGCGCGTCTAACAGGTCTGCCCGGTGCCTATGGCGTGATCTCCGCTCAAGGCGTGGATCCTTACAACAAGGACCTCCTCTTCTGCGCCTACCTCACCGGGAAGATCATGCGTCTCGGCACCGGCAGCGTTTCCACGGGAGCCTTCCCGGCCACGCTCACCGCGACGGGATTATTCGCTGACCTTGGTGATCTGTCGCCGTCGCCGGGACTGCTGCCCTATCAGCCGAATCTCTCGTTCTGGAGCGATCACGCGATCAAGCGACGGTGGTTCACCATCCCCGACGCCTCGGCCAGGATGACGTGGAGCAAGGACGGCAACTGGACCTATCCGACCGGCATGGTGTGGGTGAAGCACTTCGACCTGGAGATGAGCCGCGGAAATCCGGCGACGAAGAAGCGCATCGAAACCCGCGTGCTGGTGAAGACCGACACCGGATCCTACGGAGTGAGCTACCGTTGGAATGAATCGCAGGACGAGGCCTATCTGGTGGAGGATGCCGGAGCGGAGTTCGACCTCGCCATCGACGACCACGGCACGCCGCACACCCAGCATTGGCAGATCCCGGGAAGATCGAGCTGCCTCACCTGCCATACTCCTCAAGGCGGGCAGGCGCTGTCTTTCAACACCCGCCAGCTCAACCTGACAAATGCCATCAACGGCTACAGCGGCAACCAGATCGACCTGCTCGCGGCAAACGGCTTCCTCGCCAATGCGCCCGGCCCCGTGGCCACCCTCGCGCGCCACATTCGCCCGGAGGAAACCGCCTACCCGCTCGAGCAGCGCGCGCGATCCTACTTCGCGGTGAATTGCTCCTACTGCCACCAGACGGGAGGCAGCGTCAGCGGCTTCTGGGATGGCCGTGCCCATCTTACGCTGGAGCAGACCGGCATGATCAATGGAGCCGCCGACAACAACGGCGGGAACCCGGCCAACAAATACATCGTCCCCGGCGACACCACCCACAGCATCATACTCAACCGCATGGCGGCCACGAATGGCTTCGGCCGCATGCCCCCGCTCGGCACCAGCGAGGTGGACCCGGCGAATATCCAGCTCATCACGGAGTGGATCAACAGCGACCTGCCGACTCGCCCGCTCTACGACCAGTGGAGGAACACATTCTTCGCATCAAACGATCCCGCGGGCATCAAGACCGCCGACCCGGATGGTGACGGCGTAAGCAATTACGACGAGTATCTGTTAGGCAGCTCGCCGGTCAGCGGCAGCGGCGCGTGGCAGGCATCGATCACAAATGGATCGCTCCAGTTCCTGAGAAAGTCACACCGCTACTACGCGATCCAGACCAGCAAAGACCTGACCACATGGCAGCCGTGGAGTATCCCGCAGATCGACCACTCGTATCAATCCACTGACACCATCACCGAGATCCCATTGCCCGCGGATTCGAGCGGAAGGAAGTTCTTCCGCTTCCAAGTCACGGAGCCGTGAGACCTCTTAGTGCCGCTGCATCTCCAGCAGGTTGCGGAAGAGATTGTGCTGCTCCTGTAGCTCTTGGAAGGTGCCATCGCCGACGATCTTGCCGCCTTCGAAAACGAGGATGCGGTCGGCGATACGGATCGTGCTGAAGCGGTGCGCGATGATGAAGGTCGTGCGGCCGCGCGTGAGATCGGCAAGTTCACCCTGGATGCGCGCCTCGGCCTCGGAGTCGAGCGCCGAGGTGGCCTCGTCGAGGATGAGCACAGGGGCGTTCTTGAGGAAGGCGCGCGCGATCGAGATACGCTGTTTCTGACCACCCGAGAGCTGCGCGCCGCGCTCGCCGACCTGGGTGTCATAGCCCTGTGGCAGCCCCATGATGAAGTCGTGCGCATGTGCCTGTCGCGCGGCTTCCTTGACCTCCGCCTCGCTCGCATCCATGCGGCCCAGGCGGATATTCTCGAAGATGGTGCCGGAGAAGAGCACCGCCTCCTGCGGCACGATGGTGATGTGGTCTCGCAGGTCCTTCAGACGAAGGTCGCGGATGTCCACGCCATCGAGCAGGATGCGTCCCTCCACCGGATCGTAGAAGCGCGGGACCATGCTGGCGAAGGTCGTCTTGCCCGCTCCGGACGGTCCGACAAGCGCGACCACCTGTCCTGCGGGGACATCGAGCGTGATACCATTGAGCGCGGCATTGTCCCCGTAGGCGAAGTTCACGCCCTCGAATGTGACACGACCGCTGACCTTCTCGATCGAAACTGGATTCGGAGGATCGGTCACGCCTTCCTCGGCATGGAGAATCGTCTCCAGACGATCCAGCGAGGCCTCGCCCTGCTTCATGCGGTTGTGGATTTCCCCGAGCTTTTTCATCGGGTCATAGCAGAGATAAAGCGCGGTCACCACGCTCATGAAGCGCTCCAGCGAGAGGCCCTTCGATGCACCGTAGCCCAACGCGAATGCGACTACCGCGGCGGCGACCATCTCGATGATCGGCGGCGTCATGTAGCGATACTTGATCACCTTCAGGTGGAACTTCGTCCAGCGGCCGATCCCCTGGAGGAAGCGCTGGCCCATCATGTCTTCCAGATTGAAGGCACGGATCTCGCGAGTGGCGCCGAGCGTCTCGGCCAGCACCGCGGAATTGTCACCGGACTCGCGCTGCATGTGCGCAGCCTTTCGCATCAGGCGCTTCCCGAGGAAGCGGATCGGCACCACCACGATGGGGATACTGAGCAGGCAGATGATGAGGAAGAACGAGTCGCTGTTCTCGATGCTGTCCGACACGAGGAAGGCCAGCGCACCGATGAGCGTGAAGGGCTGCTTGATGAGGTCGTTCGAGATCGTCGTCACCACGCCTTGCAGCATGTTCGAGTCGGTGATCACGCGGCTGATCAGGTCGCCCGTCTTGCGACCGCTGAAGAAGCCGAGCGGCAGGCGCTGGAGCTTCACAAAGACCGACTGCTGGATGTCCCGCAGCACATGGAGACCGGCGGCAGTGATGAAATAGACATTCAGGAATCCCGCAAAGCCGCGCAGCAAGGCCGCGATCGGGATGATGGCACAGGCCGCGATCAGCACGGCGCGCGGCGCATCCTTCACACCGAGTTGCTCGCTGAAAAAGGACCTGACCTTTTCGGTCTCCTTGAGATTTTTCATCTCCTCGCCGAAGGCCTCGTGGAGGAGCGCGGTGGCCCGCTCCGGGCCCACGGATTCATTCAGCGTCCGCTGGACCTCCTCGATCTTGTCGGTCTTGCCGAAGATGATCGGGAAGGCAGTCTTCACCACCAGCGGCATGCCGAAGCCGCTGACGATCGCGAAGACGATGCCGGCGAGGACGCCGGCAATGAACGTGCCTTTGACTCCCTTGAGGTAGGCGAAATAGGGATAGAATCGCTTCATCCGTGGGCGCGGAGATTCCCCCCTCAGCCCCCCGCCTGCAAGCCCGGAACTCAACCTCCGTCTTGCAAGTCAGGAGCGGAAAAAATCACGTTTCACCCTTGGTTGCCCCGGCACCAAAAACAAAACGCCTTGCCGACGATTCCGTCGGCAAGGCGCAGAGAACTTTCATTACCGCCCCGGGCAGGAGCGGATCGCCGTCTTTAGTGGCGGAAGTGGCGGTGACCCGTGAAGATCATCGCGAGGCCCGCGGCGTCCGCAGCTTCGATGACTTCCTGGTCACGCATGGAACCGCCGGGCTGGATGCAGGCGGTGGCACCGGCTTCGATCGCGGCTTGCAGGCCGTCGGCGAAGGGGAACATGGCATCGGACGCGATAACCGAGCCCTTCAGGTCGAGGCCTGCTTCCTTTGCCTTCCAGACGGCGATGCGCGAGCTGTCGACGCGGCTCATCTGGCCGGCACCGATCCCGAGCGTGCGGTCGGACTTCGCGTAAACGATGGCGTTCGACTTCACGTGCTTCACCACACGCCAGGCGAAGCGCATCGCGCGCATCTCCTCCTCGGTCGGCGGGCGCTTCGTCACCACCTTGCTCTCGAGGTTGTCGAGGCCCAGCGCGGTGTGGTCGCGATCCATGATCATGAGGCCTCCCGGGCAGGAGCGGATGACGGGAGCCTTCTTGGCAGAGAGGTAGGCGTCGTTCATCTTCATGATGCGCAGGTTCTTCTTCTTCTGCAGGACGGCACGCGCTTCCGGCTCGTAGTCCGGGGCGATGATCACGTCGGTGAAGATTTCGGAAATGATGCGCGCCACGCCTTCCGTCAGCGGACGGTTGCAGACGATCACGCCGCCGAACGGAGCCTGGCGGTCGGTCTCGAAGGCCTTTTGCCAAGCGATGCGCAGGTCCTCGTCATCCTGGCCCACGCCACACGGGTTCGTGTGTTTGAGGATGCCGATGGTCGGGCGGACGAAGTCGAGGATCAGGTCGGCCGCCGCCTCGATGTCGAGGATGTTGGTGTAGCTGAGTTCCTTGCCCTGGAGCTGGCTGAAGCAGCCCTTGAAATCGCCGTAGAGCGCGGACTTCTGGTGCGGGTTGTCGCCGTAGCGCAGCTCCATTTCGAGCGGCAGGCTCACGGTGAAGTTACAGCGCGTGCCATCCTTGCACTGGCCGAGGAAATTCGAAATCGCGGCGTCATACTGCGAGGTGCGCAGGAAAACCTTCACGGCGAGTTGCTCGCGGAAGCGCAGCGTGGTATCGCCGCCATGCTCGTTCATTTCCTCGATCACCTTCGGGTAATCCGCCGGATCGGTCACCACGGTGACGGAGGCGTAGTTCTTCGAGGCACTGCGGAGCATCGAAGGACCACCGATGTCGATGTTCTCGATCGCGTCCTGCAGGGTCACGCCTTCCTTCGCGACGGTCTGCTCGAAGGGGTAGAGATTCACCACCACAAGATCGATCGGCGGGATGCCATGCTCCTTCGCCTGGGCGAGGTGCTCCTTGTCATCGCGCTTGTGGAGCAGGCCACCGTGGACCTTCGGGTGCAGCGTCTTCACGCGGCCTTCGAAAAGCTCGGGAGCACCGGTGAATTCCGACACGTCCATGACCGGCAGGCCGGCATCGCGCAGCGCCTTGGCAGTGCCGCCGGTGGAGAGGAGTTCGACGCCCAGCTCATGGAGCTGCTTGGCAAAGTCGGCGAGGCCGGTCTTGTCGGACACGGAAAGAAGAGCGCGGGCAATGGGCATCGTGACGAGATTGTTTGGGGTGGTGGAGGCGAGGCGACCCGCCCCGCGTAGTCGCCGGTCCGGCGGGGGGCAAGCGCGGATTATCGGGGAGAATGTCAGGAACCGGCAACGATCCGTTGCTTCATTTCGCCGATTCCCTCGACGCCGAGCTCGACGCAATCGCCGGGAGAAAGGTAGCGGGCGGGCTTCATTCCCATGCCGACACCCGCCGGAGTGCCCGTCGCGATCACGTCGCCGGGTAGCAGGGTCATGAAGCGGCTGATGTAGCTGACCAGGTGGCGGACGCCGAACATCATGTCCCCCGTCCAGCCGTTCTGGCGCAGCTCGGTATTCACCTTGCACCAGAGGCGGAGGCCTTGTGGGTCGGAGACTTGTGACGCGGGTACCATCCACGGCCCCATGGGTCCGAAGGTGTCGTGGCTCTTGCCCTTCGTCCACTGGCCGCCCAGTTCCTTCTGCCAGGCGCGCTCGGAGTAGTCGCAAAAGACCGAGTAGCCCGCCACGTGCTCCAAGGCATTCTCCTCCTTCACGTTGGTGGCGGTCTTGCCGATGATCACGGCCAGCTCCACCTCGTAGTCGAGCTTGGTTGCGCCCGCCGGGTTGATCACGTCGTCAAAGGGCCCGCTCCAGCAGGTGGAGGCCTTCATGAAAAGCACCGGCTCGGTCGGGATACCCTCGCCGAATTCCTTCGCGTGCTCCAGGTAGTTCTTCCCCACGCAGACGATCTTCGAGGGGCGATCCACCGGCGGACCCAGACGAGCATCCGCGGGGATCTCCTCCGCATCCGGACAACCGTCCTCGACCCATGCCTGCAGGGCCTCGAGGCCTCCCATGGCGAAGAAACCCTCGTCGTAATCGTTGAATTGGCCGCCCACGTCGAGCCGGCGTCCATCTTCCAGGATCACTCCCGGCTCCTCGCGTCCCAGTTCACCGTAGCGGATCAGCTTCATGGGAGACTCCTAACAAGGGTCATGACGGCTGGCAATGAAAGGCGGCGTCCTGAAAATCGGGGCTCGCCCGGGAAAACCATGGGAGCCGCCCTTACCGGGCTGCAAATAGCCTCATAAATCGAAAATACCGGTCGATACTTTCCAAGTCCGGAAAATCAAGCGAGCCTCCTTGCATACGGGAGCGCTACGGCGATCCCGACTTCGACGGTGCAGGCCCGCAAATCCCTTGGTCGGAAATTGACTTCCGGGGGGATGTCATCCGACCGGATTTGCAATGGGTAGCACTGGTCGAATCACTGGAAAGGGCGCGAATCATGACTCCGGGGGGACTCTCATTCGCGCTCTTTCTGTATTTTTGCCACACGCACGGAAAGATTGCCGGGCGCGGGATTTACCCGTAAATCCCGCGCCCCGATGTTTCAGGTTCTCGCGCGCGATCCCTCCAGCCAGGCCCGGCGTGGCCGCATGGAATTGGCCCACGGCACGGTGGAGACACCGATTTTCATGCCCGTGGGCACCCAGGGCACGGTGAAAACCCTGCATCCGGACGAGCTGGAGATGCTCGGAGCCCAGATCATTCTAGGAAATACCTACCACCTGTGGCTGCGGCCCGGGCCGGAAACGATCAAGGAATTCGGCGGTCTGCACAAGTTCGCTACTTGGGATCGCCCGATGCTGACGGATTCCGGCGGATTCCAGGTCTGGTCGCTGGCCAAGCTGCGCAAGATCACCGAGGAGGGCGTGCGCTTCCAGAATCACCTCGACGGGTCGAAGATGATGCTCACCCCGGAGCTGAGCATGGAGATCCAGGCCGCGCTCGGCTCGGACATTGCCATGCTATTCGACGAGTGCCCCCCCTACCCCTGCGAGCGGATCTACGCCGAGAAATCGCTCGGCCTGACCACCCGCTGGGCAAAGCGCTGCAAGCACTGGATCGAGACGAACCGCCCCACCAGCGGCACCGGCATCCAGCGCCACTTCGGCATCGTGCAGGGCTCCATCTGGGCCGACCTACGAGAGAAATCCGCCCGCGAACTGGTCGATCTCGACTTTGACGGCTACGCGATCGGCGGTGTCTCCGTCGGCGAGCCCGAGGAGGAAATGATGCGCGCCGTGGAGCACAGCGTCCCCTTCCTGCCGGAGGACAAGCCCCGCTACGCCATGGGTCTCGGCACGCCGCCGCAGATCCTGGAGATGATCGGCCGGGGCGTGGATATGTTTGACTGTGTGATGCCTACCCGGGTCGCTCGCCATGGCCAGGCCTTCACCCTCGACGGGCCGATCCATATCAAAAACCTCGCCTACGAGCGGGATCCGCGCCCCCTTTGCGAGAGCGCCCACCCGCACGTCGCGAGGTTCTCGCGGGCCTACATCCGACACGTTTTCCGTGCCGGGGAAATCCTAGCTTTGCGGTTGCTTTCCTTCCACAACCTGCATTTCTTCCTCCGCCTTGCCGCCAACGCGCGGGAAGCCATCAGCGAAGGCAAATTCCTTGAATTCAAGGAGTCCTTCATCCGCCGCTACACCCAGTCGAAATCCGAATGATGCTTTCTCTTGTCACGCTGCTTGCCCAGGCAACCGCCGGCCAATCCCAAGGCGGTCTGTTTGCCCGGCCGGAAATCATGATGGTCCTGATGGTCGTCATGTTCTATTTCCTGCTGATCCGTCCCCAGCAGCGCCAGCGTAAGGAACTCCAGAAGCGGATCGACGCCCTGCAAAAGGGCGACGAGGTGGTCACCACCGCTGGCATCCACGCCATCGTCCATAACATCAAGGACCGCACTGTCGTCCTCAAGGTCGCTGACGGCGTGATGATGGAATTCGACAAGCCCGCAGTGGCCACGGTCATCAAGAAGGAAGCTTCCACGACCGCCTGATCCGTTCGCGCCTTTTGCGCCAACAACCCTTCCCTTTCCCGTCATGCTCCCGTCCGCGTTGCTCGCAGTGTCTATCTTGAACGACCCGATGGCCTTGTTCCTCTCCGGACTAGTCCTCCTGATCGTTTTCTTCTGGTACTTCGCCACCGACCACGAGCGGCGGAAGAGAAACATCGGCACGTTCCTCCTCGCGGGTGTCTGCGCCCTGTCGCTCCTCGCCATCTTCTCGCCGGGTGCGATCAAGGGCGG is from Luteolibacter flavescens and encodes:
- the purH gene encoding bifunctional phosphoribosylaminoimidazolecarboxamide formyltransferase/IMP cyclohydrolase, with protein sequence MPIARALLSVSDKTGLADFAKQLHELGVELLSTGGTAKALRDAGLPVMDVSEFTGAPELFEGRVKTLHPKVHGGLLHKRDDKEHLAQAKEHGIPPIDLVVVNLYPFEQTVAKEGVTLQDAIENIDIGGPSMLRSASKNYASVTVVTDPADYPKVIEEMNEHGGDTTLRFREQLAVKVFLRTSQYDAAISNFLGQCKDGTRCNFTVSLPLEMELRYGDNPHQKSALYGDFKGCFSQLQGKELSYTNILDIEAAADLILDFVRPTIGILKHTNPCGVGQDDEDLRIAWQKAFETDRQAPFGGVIVCNRPLTEGVARIISEIFTDVIIAPDYEPEARAVLQKKKNLRIMKMNDAYLSAKKAPVIRSCPGGLMIMDRDHTALGLDNLESKVVTKRPPTEEEMRAMRFAWRVVKHVKSNAIVYAKSDRTLGIGAGQMSRVDSSRIAVWKAKEAGLDLKGSVIASDAMFPFADGLQAAIEAGATACIQPGGSMRDQEVIEAADAAGLAMIFTGHRHFRH
- a CDS encoding fumarylacetoacetate hydrolase family protein; translation: MKLIRYGELGREEPGVILEDGRRLDVGGQFNDYDEGFFAMGGLEALQAWVEDGCPDAEEIPADARLGPPVDRPSKIVCVGKNYLEHAKEFGEGIPTEPVLFMKASTCWSGPFDDVINPAGATKLDYEVELAVIIGKTATNVKEENALEHVAGYSVFCDYSERAWQKELGGQWTKGKSHDTFGPMGPWMVPASQVSDPQGLRLWCKVNTELRQNGWTGDMMFGVRHLVSYISRFMTLLPGDVIATGTPAGVGMGMKPARYLSPGDCVELGVEGIGEMKQRIVAGS
- the tgt gene encoding tRNA guanosine(34) transglycosylase Tgt translates to MFQVLARDPSSQARRGRMELAHGTVETPIFMPVGTQGTVKTLHPDELEMLGAQIILGNTYHLWLRPGPETIKEFGGLHKFATWDRPMLTDSGGFQVWSLAKLRKITEEGVRFQNHLDGSKMMLTPELSMEIQAALGSDIAMLFDECPPYPCERIYAEKSLGLTTRWAKRCKHWIETNRPTSGTGIQRHFGIVQGSIWADLREKSARELVDLDFDGYAIGGVSVGEPEEEMMRAVEHSVPFLPEDKPRYAMGLGTPPQILEMIGRGVDMFDCVMPTRVARHGQAFTLDGPIHIKNLAYERDPRPLCESAHPHVARFSRAYIRHVFRAGEILALRLLSFHNLHFFLRLAANAREAISEGKFLEFKESFIRRYTQSKSE
- the yajC gene encoding preprotein translocase subunit YajC is translated as MLSLVTLLAQATAGQSQGGLFARPEIMMVLMVVMFYFLLIRPQQRQRKELQKRIDALQKGDEVVTTAGIHAIVHNIKDRTVVLKVADGVMMEFDKPAVATVIKKEASTTA